In Stomoxys calcitrans chromosome 2, idStoCalc2.1, whole genome shotgun sequence, the following proteins share a genomic window:
- the LOC106095014 gene encoding pre-mRNA-splicing factor SPF27, whose translation MAGEVIVDALPYIDQGYDDPGVRESALAMVEEECRRYRPTKNYLEHLAPLSTSTFETKLMAQEFERIQNRVPMETLSMKRYELPPPSGSRLSEVSAWEESIDNSKAQLEHQWVRAMNLELMLDYGIEAWKAYLEVFVALQAKAQVQLQELKKEIQDVNWQRKQAQTKAGEKLRSLEANWVLLVSKNYEIEQQCVELEKQIYDIRQKIEQETKEMQGDDDKMEQDFPENGINSENSNSTAEDKPQDDIEQQLEPSED comes from the exons ATGGCCGGAGAAGTTATAGTGGATGCGTTACCTTACATTGATCAAGGTTATGATGATCCCGGTGTTCGAGAATCA GCGCTGGCTATGGTGGAAGAAGAATGTCGTCGCTATAGGCCCACTAAAAACTATCTAGAGCATTTAGCCCCACTTTCGACCTCAACATTCGAGACAAAATTAATGGCACAGGAATTTGAACGGATTCAAAACAGAGTACCAATGGAGACGTTAAGTATGAAACGTTACGAACTACCTCCACCCTCCGGCAGCCGTCTTTCGGAAGTATCTGCTTGGGAAGAATCCATTGACAATTCTAAAGCACAGCTGGAACACCAATGGGTGCGTGCCATGAACCTTGAACTTATGCTGGACTATGGCATAGAAGCTTGGAAGGCCTATTTGGAAGTATTTGTCGCTCTACAGGCAAAGGCTCAAGTGCAGCTGCAAGAACTCAAGAAAGAGATCCAGGATGTTAACTGGCAAAGGAAGCAAGCCCAAACCAAAGCTGGAGAAAAACTCAGGTCTCTAGAGGCGAATTGGGTATTGCTGGtatctaaaaactatgaaatcGAACAGCAGTGTGTCGAATTGGAGAAACAAATATATGATATTCGACAAAAGATCGAACAGGAAACCAAAGAAATGCAAGGCGACGATGATAAAATGGAGCAAGATTTTCCAGAGAATGGAATAAACAGCGAAAATAGTAATAGTACTGCAGAGGATAAACCACAAGATGATATTGAACAGCAACTTGAACCCTCAGAAGACTAA